A genome region from Triticum aestivum cultivar Chinese Spring chromosome 2B, IWGSC CS RefSeq v2.1, whole genome shotgun sequence includes the following:
- the LOC123043602 gene encoding uncharacterized protein isoform X1: MAAPGGPAASPPPPPPPPPKSDQAVGDASASPPPPPPPPEAETVGPAPPPPPENQTPTAETASPAPPPPPENQTPTAETASPTPPPPPQNQTSAADTASAPQTDMQKQTGTGEVTGMSEIAQAPSQETAAAAGAEDHLPAPPPPPPPPEEQKQGDTAKDGKDSATANSPGAEEKKPGTSRWPRVRSPVLLLLSLFRLRHGKPSQAIEQPKVSPSAPEDELAAQQEESEGSKRRRHETEASMSTSGRKDAPPEEPHQTKRRKSLQRTESVRPPEAVVAEADAKRTPVKKKLQNAFVLVKDTLAWYGRHRTPKNAEKPEEDQSAAPKEKGGETKPPTSAPPEEEAGTKSKQDGKTEDKEPSTLAQEEKEKEEKEKARRRWERAEVRLEKILEDACTRLTLAEFRKLPNHKQQPHQQCLLTFSVFPLGSQVKKQAVTYWWSTRFNLPSERAGGADGIFSKLSGGGFLEPIKNGSTRVIYGCRVNPLVHWMAKRLAREKECADLDDPGGPAFSQPKSEVLCLTAGNRARMQKLREEDGLRPRTRPKPSQTMAPPPVTQAVGGPSQKHHEDDDSQAQLKPSPSKVPSEGIVAPVGLPSQDQQDKTKRDDEMLETAILLIEFERKKVILNIDAHVYRLPEPLLTKLADRLEVLQLGRWGNTDDETYMEVETLESLSTIGKLKNLRYLSVRGLSRLTELPSEVRRLRKLAILDVRGCQNLVKLPSSTVKKLKGLTHLDLTECYMLEHIGRGVAALPELRVFKGFVFGVGKRRRDACRLQHLAKLKKLWKLSVNVTTDANVEQDEMKQLAKLAGLLSLTVTWGERPSILLDSSPKIQRQLQDLLDTWTCLRLPRELEKLDVRCYPEGTLPLATWLNGNKKLRKLYVRGGEVKELDIPGDNVIETLRLRYLKEFELNWTTDLLPKLNRNTIKCVEVVDKDSKVMKAQTKGKVGVKEKQERPEKEKLIPIKKRMNIPVCTVDEHGVWVRDLKEEDAGGLIPGKAEAATGVAKGDKGVDDAGKAQKEVKEEEKPSNLKGTQGENEQSAPAKEDSGATDGIKKVDGGDKKHEIVNKENDNKREAKDEEHNPMKKGAQVPEPNVDENKVQASNEEELKEVVEKQVSPTLAVDQTVALASNRDIKKGDVADKTDKDKTSETKEARQDEPGEVKGRDEPPTKEETGGGTDELQPEGEDKGKDDEQPAIKDGGDDGRDTSAHNATSSQTSEPKEETSATLTLAAETTASPTVAPPGLTVATTSTAPATVDTKEPEKGGHDDGARGTNSRE, translated from the exons ATGGCTGCGCCCGGCGGCCCGGCGGCAtcccctccacctccaccgccaccgccaccgaaaTCTGACCAGGCCGTCGGCGACGCGTCCGCGTCaccccctccaccaccaccaccacctgaggCAGAAACGGTCGGCCcagcaccaccaccgccgcccgaaaACCAAACACCGACGGCAGAAACGGCGAGCCcagcaccaccaccgccgccggaaAACCAAACACCGACGGCAGAAACGGCGAGCCCAACACCACCCCCGCCACCGCAAAACCAAACATCGGCGGCAGACACGGCCAGCGCACCACAAACTGACATGCAGAAGCAAACCGGGACGGGGGAGGTCACCGGCATGTCTGAGATAGCACAGGCCCCGTCGCAAGAGACTGCGGCGGCCGCCGGTGCCGAGGACCACCTTCctgcaccaccaccgccgccgccacctcctgagGAACAGAAGCAAGGCGATACTGCCAAAGACGGGAAGGACTCTGCCACGGCAAACTCTcccggtgcagaggagaagaagccggGCACAAGTCGCTGGCCCCGCGTCCGGTCGCCGGTGCTGCTGCTTCTCTCGCTCTTCCGCCTCCGCCACGGGAAGCCAAGCCAGGCGATCGAGCAGCCTAAGGTCTCTCCTTCGGCGCCGGAGGACGAGCTGGCGGCACAGCAGGAGGAAAGTGAAGGGAGCAAGCGCCGTCGCCATGAAACAGAGGCGTCAATGTCGACGTCGGGGCGGAAGGACGCGCCACCCGAGGAACCGCACCAAACCAAGCGCCGCAAGAGCCTGCAGCGCACCGAGAGCGTCCGGCCTCCTGAAGCTGTCGTCGCCGAAGCTGACGCCAAGCGAACTCCCGTGAAAAAGAAGCTTCAAAATGCGTTCGTGCTCGTGAAGGACACCTTGGCGTGGTACGGCCGGCATCGCACCCCGAAGAATGCGGAGAAGCCGGAGGAGGACCAGTCGGCGGCGCCAAAGGAGAAAGGAGGGGAGACCAAGCCGCCGACGTCGgcgccgccggaggaggaggcagggacAAAGTCGAAGCAGGACGGGAAAACTGAAGACAAGGAGCCGTCCACTCTAGCtcaagaggagaaggagaaggaggagaaggagaaggcgcGCCGGCGGTGGGAGCGAGCGGAGGTGCGTCTGGAGAAGATCCTTGAGGACGCGTGCACGAGGCTGACGCTCGCCGAGTTCAGGAAGCTCCCAAACCACAAGCAGCAGCCGCACCAGCAGTGCCTCCTCACCTTCTCGGTGTTCCCGCTCGGCTCGCAGGTGAAGAAGCAGGCCGTGACGTACTGGTGGTCCACGCGGTTCAACCTTCCGTCGGAGAGGGCGGGCGGCGCGGACGGGATCTTCTCGAAGCTCTCCGGCGGCGGCTTCCTCGAGCCGATCAAGAACGGCAGCACCAGGGTCATCTACGGCTGCCGGGTGAACCCGCTGGTGCACTGGATGGCGAAGCGGCTGGCGAGGGAGAAGGAGTGCGCCGACCTTGACGACCCCGGTGGCCCGGCTTTCAGCCAGCCAAAGTCGGAGGTCCTCTGCCTCACGGCGGGCAACCGTGCCCGGATGCAGAAACTGCGCGAGGAGGATGGCTTGCGGCCCCGGACCCGGCCCAAGCCCAGCCAAACAATGGCGCCTCCTCCGGTTACGCAAGCAGTCGGGGGCCCATCCCAG AAGCACCACGAGGACGATGATTCGCAGGCCCAGTTGAAACCGAGTCCATCAAAGGTGCCTTCTGAGGGTATAGTAGCACCAGTTGGGCTCCCATCCCAG GATCAACAAGATAAGACCAAACGGGATGATGAAATGTTGGAGACTGCGATACTCCTCATCGAGTTTGAAAGGAAGAAAGTCATCCTCAACATTGACGCGCACGTGTACCGACTCCCGGAGCCCTTGCTCACCAAGCTCGCCGACCGCCTAGAGGTGCTGCAGCTCGGCCGGTGGGGGAACACCGACGACGAGACATACATGGAGGTGGAAACTCTGGAGTCGCTGAGCACCATCGGCAAGCTCAAGAACCTCCGGTACCTGAGCGTGCGCGGGTTGTCCCGGCTGACCGAGCTCCCAAGTGAGGTCCGGAGGCTCCGGAAGCTGGCCATCTTAGACGTGCGCGGGTGCCAGAACCTGGTCAAGCTGCCGTCGTCCaccgtgaagaagctcaaggggcTGACCCACCTGGACCTCACCGAGTGCTACATGCTGGAGCACATCGGGCGGGGGGTCGCCGCCCTGCCGGAGCTGCGCGTGTTCAAGGGCTTCGTGTTCGGCGTCGGCAAGCGGCGGCGCGACGCGTGCAGGCTGCAGCACCTCGCCAAGCTGAAGAAGCTGTGGAAGCTCAGCGTCAACGTCACCACCGACGCCAACGTCGAGCAGGACGAGATGAAGCAGCTCGCGAAGCTCGCCGGGCTCCTGTCGCTCACGGTGACGTGGGGCGAGAGGCCGAGCATATTGCTGGATAGTAGCCCGAAAATTCAAAGGCAGCTGCAAGATCTCCTTGATACGTGGACCTGCCTCCGGCTACCGCGGGAGCTCGAGAAGCTGGACGTCCGGTGCTACCCCGAGGGCACTCTGCCGTTGGCGACGTGGCTCAACGGCAACAAGAAACTCAGGAAGCTCTACGTGAGAGGCGGGGAGGTGAAGGAGCTCGACATCCCCGGAGACAACGTCATCGAGACCCTGCGCCTCAGGTACCTCAAAGAGTTCGAGCTGAATTGGACGACTGACCTGCTCCCTAAGTTGAATAGGAACACCATTAAGTGTGTGGAGGTTGTCGATAAAGATTCTAAAGTGATGAAGGCTCAAACCAAAGGTAAGGTTGGGGTAAAGGAGAAGCAGGAGAGGCCAGAGAAAGAAAAGCTGATTCCCATTAAGAAGCGGATGAACATACCAGTGTGTACCGTGGAtgaacatggggtgtgggtgagggACCTCAAGGAAGAAGACGCCGGCGGCCTAATTCCAGGTAAAGCAGAAGCAGCTACAGGCGTTGCCAAAGGTGACAAAGGTGTTGACGATGCTGGCAAAGCGCAAAAAG AAGTGAAAGAAGAAGAGAAACCAAGCAACCTCAAAGGTACCCAAGGAGAAAATGAGCAATCAGCACCAGCCAAGGAAGACAGTGGAGCTACCGATGGGATAAAAAAAGTTGACGGCGGAGATAAGAAACATGAGATTGTTAACAAAGAGAACGACAACAAGAGGGAGGCAAAAGATGAAGAGCACAATCCCATGAAGAAGGGTGCACAAGTACCTGAGCCTAACGTAGATGAGAATAAGGTGCAGGCAAGCAATGAGGAGGAACTCAAAGAGGTCGTGGAGAAGCAAGTGTCACCTACTCTCGCCGTCGATCAGACAGTGGCTCTAGCGAGCAACCGAGATATCAAGAAAGGTGACGTCGCCGATAAAACCGACAAAGACAAAACAAGTG AAACCAAAGAAGCGAGGCAAGATGAACCGGGAGAAGTCAAAGGACGAGATGAACCGCCTACCAAGGAAGAAACAGGAGGAGGCACCGATGAACTACAACCAG AAGGTGAAgacaaaggcaaagatgatgagCAACCTGCCATCAAAGATGGAGGTGACGATGGCAGAGATACGAGTGCCCACAATGCGACGAGCTCGCAGACATCGGAGCCTAAAGAGGAGACCTCTGCCACACTAACCCTGGCTGCTGAAACAACCGCTTCTCCCACGGTGGCACCACCAGGATTAACGGTCGCAACAACCAGCACTGCTCCAGCTACCGTGGACACCAAGGAACCTGAGAAGGGTGGACACGATGATGGAGCAAGAGGCACCAATAGTAGAGAATAG
- the LOC123043602 gene encoding uncharacterized protein isoform X2 gives MAAPGGPAASPPPPPPPPPKSDQAVGDASASPPPPPPPPEAETVGPAPPPPPENQTPTAETASPAPPPPPENQTPTAETASPTPPPPPQNQTSAADTASAPQTDMQKQTGTGEVTGMSEIAQAPSQETAAAAGAEDHLPAPPPPPPPPEEQKQGDTAKDGKDSATANSPGAEEKKPGTSRWPRVRSPVLLLLSLFRLRHGKPSQAIEQPKVSPSAPEDELAAQQEESEGSKRRRHETEASMSTSGRKDAPPEEPHQTKRRKSLQRTESVRPPEAVVAEADAKRTPVKKKLQNAFVLVKDTLAWYGRHRTPKNAEKPEEDQSAAPKEKGGETKPPTSAPPEEEAGTKSKQDGKTEDKEPSTLAQEEKEKEEKEKARRRWERAEVRLEKILEDACTRLTLAEFRKLPNHKQQPHQQCLLTFSVFPLGSQVKKQAVTYWWSTRFNLPSERAGGADGIFSKLSGGGFLEPIKNGSTRVIYGCRVNPLVHWMAKRLAREKECADLDDPGGPAFSQPKSEVLCLTAGNRARMQKLREEDGLRPRTRPKPSQTMAPPPVTQAVGGPSQKHHEDDDSQAQLKPSPSKVPSEGIVAPVGLPSQDQQDKTKRDDEMLETAILLIEFERKKVILNIDAHVYRLPEPLLTKLADRLEVLQLGRWGNTDDETYMEVETLESLSTIGKLKNLRYLSVRGLSRLTELPSEVRRLRKLAILDVRGCQNLVKLPSSTVKKLKGLTHLDLTECYMLEHIGRGVAALPELRVFKGFVFGVGKRRRDACRLQHLAKLKKLWKLSVNVTTDANVEQDEMKQLAKLAGLLSLTVTWGERPSILLDSSPKIQRQLQDLLDTWTCLRLPRELEKLDVRCYPEGTLPLATWLNGNKKLRKLYVRGGEVKELDIPGDNVIETLRLRYLKEFELNWTTDLLPKLNRNTIKCVEVVDKDSKVMKAQTKGKVGVKEKQERPEKEKLIPIKKRMNIPVCTVDEHGVWVRDLKEEDAGGLIPGKAEAATGVAKGDKGVDDAGKAQKVKEEEKPSNLKGTQGENEQSAPAKEDSGATDGIKKVDGGDKKHEIVNKENDNKREAKDEEHNPMKKGAQVPEPNVDENKVQASNEEELKEVVEKQVSPTLAVDQTVALASNRDIKKGDVADKTDKDKTSETKEARQDEPGEVKGRDEPPTKEETGGGTDELQPEGEDKGKDDEQPAIKDGGDDGRDTSAHNATSSQTSEPKEETSATLTLAAETTASPTVAPPGLTVATTSTAPATVDTKEPEKGGHDDGARGTNSRE, from the exons ATGGCTGCGCCCGGCGGCCCGGCGGCAtcccctccacctccaccgccaccgccaccgaaaTCTGACCAGGCCGTCGGCGACGCGTCCGCGTCaccccctccaccaccaccaccacctgaggCAGAAACGGTCGGCCcagcaccaccaccgccgcccgaaaACCAAACACCGACGGCAGAAACGGCGAGCCcagcaccaccaccgccgccggaaAACCAAACACCGACGGCAGAAACGGCGAGCCCAACACCACCCCCGCCACCGCAAAACCAAACATCGGCGGCAGACACGGCCAGCGCACCACAAACTGACATGCAGAAGCAAACCGGGACGGGGGAGGTCACCGGCATGTCTGAGATAGCACAGGCCCCGTCGCAAGAGACTGCGGCGGCCGCCGGTGCCGAGGACCACCTTCctgcaccaccaccgccgccgccacctcctgagGAACAGAAGCAAGGCGATACTGCCAAAGACGGGAAGGACTCTGCCACGGCAAACTCTcccggtgcagaggagaagaagccggGCACAAGTCGCTGGCCCCGCGTCCGGTCGCCGGTGCTGCTGCTTCTCTCGCTCTTCCGCCTCCGCCACGGGAAGCCAAGCCAGGCGATCGAGCAGCCTAAGGTCTCTCCTTCGGCGCCGGAGGACGAGCTGGCGGCACAGCAGGAGGAAAGTGAAGGGAGCAAGCGCCGTCGCCATGAAACAGAGGCGTCAATGTCGACGTCGGGGCGGAAGGACGCGCCACCCGAGGAACCGCACCAAACCAAGCGCCGCAAGAGCCTGCAGCGCACCGAGAGCGTCCGGCCTCCTGAAGCTGTCGTCGCCGAAGCTGACGCCAAGCGAACTCCCGTGAAAAAGAAGCTTCAAAATGCGTTCGTGCTCGTGAAGGACACCTTGGCGTGGTACGGCCGGCATCGCACCCCGAAGAATGCGGAGAAGCCGGAGGAGGACCAGTCGGCGGCGCCAAAGGAGAAAGGAGGGGAGACCAAGCCGCCGACGTCGgcgccgccggaggaggaggcagggacAAAGTCGAAGCAGGACGGGAAAACTGAAGACAAGGAGCCGTCCACTCTAGCtcaagaggagaaggagaaggaggagaaggagaaggcgcGCCGGCGGTGGGAGCGAGCGGAGGTGCGTCTGGAGAAGATCCTTGAGGACGCGTGCACGAGGCTGACGCTCGCCGAGTTCAGGAAGCTCCCAAACCACAAGCAGCAGCCGCACCAGCAGTGCCTCCTCACCTTCTCGGTGTTCCCGCTCGGCTCGCAGGTGAAGAAGCAGGCCGTGACGTACTGGTGGTCCACGCGGTTCAACCTTCCGTCGGAGAGGGCGGGCGGCGCGGACGGGATCTTCTCGAAGCTCTCCGGCGGCGGCTTCCTCGAGCCGATCAAGAACGGCAGCACCAGGGTCATCTACGGCTGCCGGGTGAACCCGCTGGTGCACTGGATGGCGAAGCGGCTGGCGAGGGAGAAGGAGTGCGCCGACCTTGACGACCCCGGTGGCCCGGCTTTCAGCCAGCCAAAGTCGGAGGTCCTCTGCCTCACGGCGGGCAACCGTGCCCGGATGCAGAAACTGCGCGAGGAGGATGGCTTGCGGCCCCGGACCCGGCCCAAGCCCAGCCAAACAATGGCGCCTCCTCCGGTTACGCAAGCAGTCGGGGGCCCATCCCAG AAGCACCACGAGGACGATGATTCGCAGGCCCAGTTGAAACCGAGTCCATCAAAGGTGCCTTCTGAGGGTATAGTAGCACCAGTTGGGCTCCCATCCCAG GATCAACAAGATAAGACCAAACGGGATGATGAAATGTTGGAGACTGCGATACTCCTCATCGAGTTTGAAAGGAAGAAAGTCATCCTCAACATTGACGCGCACGTGTACCGACTCCCGGAGCCCTTGCTCACCAAGCTCGCCGACCGCCTAGAGGTGCTGCAGCTCGGCCGGTGGGGGAACACCGACGACGAGACATACATGGAGGTGGAAACTCTGGAGTCGCTGAGCACCATCGGCAAGCTCAAGAACCTCCGGTACCTGAGCGTGCGCGGGTTGTCCCGGCTGACCGAGCTCCCAAGTGAGGTCCGGAGGCTCCGGAAGCTGGCCATCTTAGACGTGCGCGGGTGCCAGAACCTGGTCAAGCTGCCGTCGTCCaccgtgaagaagctcaaggggcTGACCCACCTGGACCTCACCGAGTGCTACATGCTGGAGCACATCGGGCGGGGGGTCGCCGCCCTGCCGGAGCTGCGCGTGTTCAAGGGCTTCGTGTTCGGCGTCGGCAAGCGGCGGCGCGACGCGTGCAGGCTGCAGCACCTCGCCAAGCTGAAGAAGCTGTGGAAGCTCAGCGTCAACGTCACCACCGACGCCAACGTCGAGCAGGACGAGATGAAGCAGCTCGCGAAGCTCGCCGGGCTCCTGTCGCTCACGGTGACGTGGGGCGAGAGGCCGAGCATATTGCTGGATAGTAGCCCGAAAATTCAAAGGCAGCTGCAAGATCTCCTTGATACGTGGACCTGCCTCCGGCTACCGCGGGAGCTCGAGAAGCTGGACGTCCGGTGCTACCCCGAGGGCACTCTGCCGTTGGCGACGTGGCTCAACGGCAACAAGAAACTCAGGAAGCTCTACGTGAGAGGCGGGGAGGTGAAGGAGCTCGACATCCCCGGAGACAACGTCATCGAGACCCTGCGCCTCAGGTACCTCAAAGAGTTCGAGCTGAATTGGACGACTGACCTGCTCCCTAAGTTGAATAGGAACACCATTAAGTGTGTGGAGGTTGTCGATAAAGATTCTAAAGTGATGAAGGCTCAAACCAAAGGTAAGGTTGGGGTAAAGGAGAAGCAGGAGAGGCCAGAGAAAGAAAAGCTGATTCCCATTAAGAAGCGGATGAACATACCAGTGTGTACCGTGGAtgaacatggggtgtgggtgagggACCTCAAGGAAGAAGACGCCGGCGGCCTAATTCCAGGTAAAGCAGAAGCAGCTACAGGCGTTGCCAAAGGTGACAAAGGTGTTGACGATGCTGGCAAAGCGCAAAAAG TGAAAGAAGAAGAGAAACCAAGCAACCTCAAAGGTACCCAAGGAGAAAATGAGCAATCAGCACCAGCCAAGGAAGACAGTGGAGCTACCGATGGGATAAAAAAAGTTGACGGCGGAGATAAGAAACATGAGATTGTTAACAAAGAGAACGACAACAAGAGGGAGGCAAAAGATGAAGAGCACAATCCCATGAAGAAGGGTGCACAAGTACCTGAGCCTAACGTAGATGAGAATAAGGTGCAGGCAAGCAATGAGGAGGAACTCAAAGAGGTCGTGGAGAAGCAAGTGTCACCTACTCTCGCCGTCGATCAGACAGTGGCTCTAGCGAGCAACCGAGATATCAAGAAAGGTGACGTCGCCGATAAAACCGACAAAGACAAAACAAGTG AAACCAAAGAAGCGAGGCAAGATGAACCGGGAGAAGTCAAAGGACGAGATGAACCGCCTACCAAGGAAGAAACAGGAGGAGGCACCGATGAACTACAACCAG AAGGTGAAgacaaaggcaaagatgatgagCAACCTGCCATCAAAGATGGAGGTGACGATGGCAGAGATACGAGTGCCCACAATGCGACGAGCTCGCAGACATCGGAGCCTAAAGAGGAGACCTCTGCCACACTAACCCTGGCTGCTGAAACAACCGCTTCTCCCACGGTGGCACCACCAGGATTAACGGTCGCAACAACCAGCACTGCTCCAGCTACCGTGGACACCAAGGAACCTGAGAAGGGTGGACACGATGATGGAGCAAGAGGCACCAATAGTAGAGAATAG